A segment of the Prochlorococcus marinus str. MIT 9215 genome:
CATATTAATTCCGGAAGAACTACTTGAATTCTGGGGGATTTAGGCTTCCCATTAGTTGAGTTTTGCCGGGTAGCCATGAGTCAAAGTTGGTAACTGTTACTTATAAGTATACACAGTTAGTCAAGGATACTATCTTTGGGTATACTATTAGTAAGGAAATTTATGCCCGTATCAATTAATTGTTTTTATTGCGCCATGAAAAACTCAAGAAAACTTGATTCTCCGAAAAGGTCGATAATTGATAAAAAGCAAAAAAGATTAGTTAATTCTGATTCTCGCGATACTGAAAATAGTGATGTTTTGGTATCAGCTGTAATTAGTCCATATTTATTAACTCATCTTCACCATATCCTTCAGCAGTCTGAGTACTATGCTCAAAAAGATGGTAGAAAATCTCACGCAGCTAACTTTGCGAAATTAAGAAAAGTCTTATGTTTAGATGCAAGAAGTATGGCGGATGCCTCTGCAAAAGAAATAAAAGATACCGATAATGATTTATCTATTAATAAATATAATGAACAAAGTGTAGCTTAAAGTAATAATCTATTAATAAATAGATTTTTTAAAACATGTCCAGTAATGCTGAAAAGCTCTACAAGTTAATAGCCAACGATTCCAAAAAGAAACAAACTTTGTTTATGACAGCCTTAACTAATCCCAAAAAAGCTTTAGAAAAAATATGCGATATTGGCAATGAGTTAAATATTTCTGTGACTAAAGATGAGGTTATTGAATATTTGAGTACTATTGATGATGAGGCAACTAAAATGTGGTTAATCAAGGCTCGAGGAGGTCTTTAGGAAAAGGTTTCGAATAATTATTATTAGGATTAGTAATAGGTTTTATTCTTTTGTTGTAGCCACCTCCACCAGCCAAAGTCCAAAAAAACCAGTAACTTGGAATTGCAAGAGCTGCAGCTATGAAAATCACTACAATTTGTTCTAATCTTTTCATAATTTAATTTTATTCCACAAAATATTTTTTAGTAAACAAGCCACAGATTTTGTAAATGCTATTTTTAAAACAGTGATTAGATTTGAAGGGGTTAGTAAAATATATTCAACAGATATTGTTCTAAAAAATATTAATTGGGAGATTAAGAAAGGAGAAAAAGTTGGTTTAGTTGGTTCTAATGGTGCAGGTAAATCAACCCAATTTAAGATTTTAATTGGAGAGGAAGAGCAAACAAGTGGAAAGATAGTCAAAGAGGGAAATCCTAAAATTGCATATTTAAAACAGGAGTTTGATTGTAATTTGACTTTTTCAGTTAGACAGGAATTAGAAAGTTCTTTTAAAGATATACAAATTGTTGCTATTAAACTTTTAGAAATTGAGAATAAAATGAGATCGTTAGATATAAAAAAAAATTCTGATGAACTTGCAATATTTGTAAATCAACTCGCTAAATATCAAGCAAAATTTGAAGCTTTAGGTGGCTATAAAATGAAATCTGATGTAGAAAAAATATTACCAAAATTAGGCTTTTCTATAGAAGATGCTGATAAATTAGTTGGCAATTTTTCAGGTGGTTGGCAGATGAAAATTGCACTAGGAAAAATAATTTTACAAAAACCTGATTTGCTTTTACTAGATGAACCAACCAATCATTTAGATTTAGATACTATTTTCTGGCTGGAAGGATATCTATCTTCGCTTAAGATTTCGGTAATTATAATCAGCCATGATAGATATTTTTTAGACAAACTATGTAAAAAAATAATTTTTGTAGATAGAGGAACATCTGAAATATATAACGGGAACTATTCTTTTTTTGTCGAACAGAAATCTTTAAATGAAGAATCAAAAAATAAGGCATATCAGTTACAAAAAAAAGAAATCGAGTTACAGAAGAGGTATATAGATAGATTTAGAGCTAGTGCAACTAGAAGTTCTCAAGCAAAGAGTAGAGAAAAACAATTGCAAAAGATTACTAAAATTGAGGCTCCCATAGCAAAATCAAAAAGTCCTGTTTTTAATTTTCCAGAGTGCCCTCGCTCAGGAAAATTAGTTCTAAATATTAAAAATTTGTCACATAGTTTTGAGGATAAGATTCTTTTTTTAGATGTTAATTTAAAGATTTCTTCGGGGGATAAGATAGCATTATTGGGACCTAACGGCTGCGGCAAATCTACATTGCTTAAAATTATAATGAAGAAAATATCTCCTGAAATTGGAGAAATTAATCTTGGTAAACATAATATAATTACTAGTTATTATGAACAGAATCAGGCTGAAACACTCTCACTTGAGGAAAAGGTTATTGATTTAGTATGTGATAAGTCTCCAGAATGGTCCCAAAAAAGAGTAAGAACATTTCTAGGCGGTTTTGGCTTTCAAAATGAAACTGTTTTTAAATATATTAAACAACTCAGCGGGGGAGAAAAGGCAAGATTAGCATTGGCACTCATGATTATTAATCCTAGTAATTTTCTTCTTTTAGACGAGCCAACTAATCATCTGGATCTGCAATCCAAGGAAAACTTAGAATTAGCAATTGAAAATTATAAAGGTTCTTTATTAATAATTTCTCATGATCGATATTTTATTTCAAAAGTTGCAAATAGAATTGTCGAAATTAAAGATTCAAAGTTATTTTCATATGATGGAAATTACGAATATTTTTTAGAAAAAACTCAAACCCATAAAAAAATTTGATAACTTTTAATAAAGTTTACATTTGGCTAAGTAAGATCACTCATTTTTCTTTACATAGTTTACTTTCCTTAATTAGTCTTAAAAATACAAAAATAAGTTTTTACAGTTTATATGAAAAATTACGATTTTCAAGAAAAACAGTTTCAAATTTCTGATCCTATTGAAAGTTATTTCGAATGCATTTCAACCTGTGATATAAGGGATGGTAGATGTATTTCTATGTGTGTGGAAATACTTAAACAGAATGACAGTTGAAACTTTAGTTATTTTGTAGATTAGTTATATCAGTTGGTATTACTTTTAGTTTAATAAATTTATTTCTACGCTTTAATAATATATTGACTTGTTTCTTGATACCATTTTTACTTATTTGATCTATAACGTCTGCTGCTGTTTCAATATTTTTATTGCCTACTTTTATTAAAATATCATCTATTTTTATTCCACTTTTGTCAGCTGGACTGTTAGGTACTATATATCCAACTTTTACGGCATTATCTTTTCTCTCAGAATTACTTTCTTCTATAAGGCTAATCCCAATCATGGGATGTATTACTTTTCCATTTTTG
Coding sequences within it:
- a CDS encoding ABC-F family ATP-binding cassette domain-containing protein, which codes for MIRFEGVSKIYSTDIVLKNINWEIKKGEKVGLVGSNGAGKSTQFKILIGEEEQTSGKIVKEGNPKIAYLKQEFDCNLTFSVRQELESSFKDIQIVAIKLLEIENKMRSLDIKKNSDELAIFVNQLAKYQAKFEALGGYKMKSDVEKILPKLGFSIEDADKLVGNFSGGWQMKIALGKIILQKPDLLLLDEPTNHLDLDTIFWLEGYLSSLKISVIIISHDRYFLDKLCKKIIFVDRGTSEIYNGNYSFFVEQKSLNEESKNKAYQLQKKEIELQKRYIDRFRASATRSSQAKSREKQLQKITKIEAPIAKSKSPVFNFPECPRSGKLVLNIKNLSHSFEDKILFLDVNLKISSGDKIALLGPNGCGKSTLLKIIMKKISPEIGEINLGKHNIITSYYEQNQAETLSLEEKVIDLVCDKSPEWSQKRVRTFLGGFGFQNETVFKYIKQLSGGEKARLALALMIINPSNFLLLDEPTNHLDLQSKENLELAIENYKGSLLIISHDRYFISKVANRIVEIKDSKLFSYDGNYEYFLEKTQTHKKI